A part of Blastopirellula marina genomic DNA contains:
- the pstC gene encoding phosphate ABC transporter permease subunit PstC: MSRSLIDYLLSWFTRAATILAASIVLLVVGFLIQESLPALRQIGSARFFTDESWHPLSDRFNLVPMLTATLLTTFGAVMLAAPLGIGSAIFRRYYAPPRIGWWYRRLIELLAGIPSVVYGLWGLVVLVPLLSGLGGSGQGLLAAILLLGLMILPTIALSTDVALTSIPAELIQGAAALGLGRWSIAWKVAIPAARRGISAGVMLATARAIGETMAVLMVAGNVVEMPTSLSAPIRTLTANIALEMGYAGTTHRSVLFVSGLLLMIIVAIVVLLAQLVQREGQHE; this comes from the coding sequence TTGTCCCGCTCGTTGATTGATTACCTCTTAAGCTGGTTCACACGGGCCGCGACCATATTGGCCGCCTCCATCGTTCTCTTGGTAGTTGGCTTTCTCATCCAGGAATCACTCCCAGCACTTCGCCAGATCGGATCTGCACGATTCTTTACCGATGAAAGCTGGCATCCACTGTCCGACCGCTTTAACCTCGTTCCCATGCTGACGGCAACGCTACTCACGACGTTTGGAGCCGTGATGCTCGCTGCGCCGCTTGGTATCGGCTCGGCGATCTTTCGACGCTACTACGCACCCCCGAGAATCGGTTGGTGGTATCGTCGATTGATCGAACTGTTGGCTGGCATCCCCTCGGTTGTTTACGGCTTGTGGGGACTGGTCGTCCTGGTACCACTGCTATCAGGCCTTGGCGGTAGTGGTCAAGGATTGTTGGCCGCGATACTTCTCTTGGGTTTGATGATCTTGCCAACGATCGCTCTCTCGACCGATGTGGCCCTGACCAGCATCCCCGCAGAACTGATTCAAGGTGCCGCAGCGCTCGGATTGGGGCGTTGGTCGATCGCTTGGAAGGTAGCCATTCCGGCGGCTCGTCGTGGCATCTCGGCTGGGGTAATGCTGGCTACCGCGCGAGCAATCGGGGAAACGATGGCCGTACTGATGGTCGCTGGTAACGTGGTAGAAATGCCCACATCGCTCTCCGCACCGATTCGCACCTTGACCGCGAACATCGCCTTGGAGATGGGCTATGCCGGAACGACGCATCGCTCGGTGCTCTTTGTCAGTGGACTGCTATTGATGATCATCGTTGCTATCGTGGTGCTTCTCGCCCAGTTGGTCCAGCGCGAGGGGCAGCATGAGTAG
- the pstA gene encoding phosphate ABC transporter permease PstA, which produces MSRRILQERIATVILGAIAALIIGILLWILADIAYRGLSLVSWEFLTSEPERAGLSGGIAPMIVSTLLILAVALGFSIPISLATAVWLAERTRGSSVVGRLIRISLESLAAVPSIVFGLFGNAFFCVLLEMEYSILSGGLTLACMLLPIITRVSEEAIRAVPSEYQLASAAVGLSRTTTLVRITLPSASPALAAGVVLGIGRTLAETAALIFTAGYVARMPSSVFDSGRSLSVHIYDMAMNVSGGDSQAYATAAVLVGLLLIINATAVGLVRLTTGVAR; this is translated from the coding sequence ATGAGTAGACGCATCCTCCAAGAGCGAATCGCCACCGTGATCTTGGGGGCGATCGCCGCCCTGATCATCGGCATCCTACTTTGGATTTTGGCCGATATTGCCTACCGCGGACTATCGCTTGTTTCATGGGAATTCCTGACCAGCGAACCTGAGCGTGCCGGGCTAAGCGGCGGGATCGCACCGATGATCGTCTCGACCCTGCTCATCCTGGCCGTGGCCCTCGGATTTTCGATTCCCATTTCGTTAGCAACTGCCGTTTGGCTGGCCGAACGTACGCGAGGTTCGTCGGTCGTCGGTCGATTAATTCGCATCAGCCTCGAAAGCTTAGCCGCCGTACCGTCGATCGTGTTTGGCCTGTTTGGTAATGCCTTCTTTTGCGTCCTTTTGGAGATGGAATACTCGATCCTTTCTGGAGGGCTGACACTGGCCTGCATGTTGCTGCCGATTATTACCCGCGTAAGTGAGGAAGCTATTCGGGCGGTCCCCAGCGAGTACCAGCTTGCTTCGGCAGCGGTTGGTTTAAGCCGTACAACGACATTAGTACGAATTACGCTTCCTTCGGCCTCGCCTGCCCTGGCCGCTGGCGTGGTGCTCGGTATTGGGCGTACCTTGGCCGAGACGGCAGCGTTAATCTTCACGGCAGGTTACGTTGCGCGTATGCCGAGTTCCGTTTTTGACTCAGGACGTTCCTTGAGCGTTCATATCTACGACATGGCGATGAATGTCTCCGGTGGCGATTCGCAAGCCTACGCGACGGCCGCGGTCCTGGTTGGTTTACTACTGATCATCAATGCCACCGCGGTTGGTTTGGTTCGCTTGACGACAGGAGTCGCACGATGA
- a CDS encoding phosphate ABC transporter ATP-binding protein, producing the protein MIRTEGLSVNYGKRTALRDISLTVPQGHVTAIVGPSGCGKSSFLHALNRMTDLIPGASTSGRIIIDDQDVLSRDCDVSLLRRQVGMIFQKPNPFPLSIRQNIQLALKEHGQPTRVELEAITQQVLESTGLWGEVKDRLHHSALKLSGGQQQRLCIARALALKPRYLLLDEPCSALDPIASARVEELIASLKREYTLLIVTHNLAQARRISDDLAVFWMQDDAGVVVETGPTNKVFSTPTNPITAAYLSGSQG; encoded by the coding sequence ATGATCCGAACGGAAGGGCTTTCGGTAAACTACGGTAAGCGGACTGCGTTACGCGATATTTCGCTCACCGTTCCGCAAGGACATGTTACGGCCATCGTGGGGCCTTCCGGTTGTGGTAAGAGCAGTTTTCTACATGCTTTGAACCGCATGACCGATCTAATCCCTGGGGCATCGACTTCCGGCCGTATCATCATCGACGACCAAGATGTCTTGTCGCGTGACTGCGATGTCTCGCTACTGCGGCGTCAGGTCGGCATGATTTTTCAAAAGCCCAACCCGTTTCCGTTGTCGATTCGTCAGAACATCCAACTTGCCTTGAAAGAGCACGGCCAGCCGACGCGGGTCGAGTTGGAAGCGATCACTCAGCAGGTTCTCGAAAGCACCGGGCTGTGGGGAGAAGTGAAAGACCGACTACATCACTCTGCCTTAAAACTTTCCGGCGGTCAGCAGCAGAGGCTGTGCATCGCCCGGGCCCTGGCCCTAAAGCCGCGATATCTTCTTCTAGATGAACCATGCAGCGCGCTCGACCCAATCGCCTCGGCCCGAGTCGAAGAGCTGATTGCCAGCTTGAAGAGGGAGTACACCCTGCTGATCGTGACCCACAATCTGGCCCAGGCCCGGCGGATCTCGGACGATCTGGCAGTCTTCTGGATGCAGGATGATGCTGGCGTCGTGGTCGAAACCGGACCGACCAATAAGGTCTTCTCCACCCCTACTAACCCTATAACGGCGGCCTATTTAAGTGGCTCGCAGGGATAA
- a CDS encoding DEAD/DEAH box helicase, protein MKFTDTGLAEPFLRALDKLKYETASPIQAQAIPAVLAGNDLIGCAQTGTGKTAAFALPMLHRMLETLPPKPPTPRVKGKRAPGSPRPAPRPLRALVLAPTRELAAQIGESLKKYGQATPLKHTVIFGGVSQNPQVRDLRYGVDTLVATPGRLLDLMEQGHIDLSQIEMLIFDEADQMLDMGFLPALKRIVAAVPEQRQTLMFSATMPPEIRELAQKWLTDPVAIQVAQVSAPAERISQSVHFVDKKRKAELLSRYLQDTPRSRTLVFVRTKYDCDKIVKLLERDGLRAAAIHSNKSQNVRSRTLAQFKSKRPPVLVATDIAARGLDVNDVSHVVNFDLPETPETYVHRIGRTARAGAEGVAVSFCAGGERRLLKQIERLTRVNIPVEPTIEGFETTEPIVHDSPRRGGSRGGSRNGGGGRGNFSKSGKKPRRFGSKPNASGGGEGEGSGGGSSSGFKKKSGGKFFGKKKASGSTGGYKPAGGSSRKRRRPTSA, encoded by the coding sequence ATGAAGTTCACTGATACGGGACTTGCTGAACCCTTCCTCCGCGCCCTGGATAAGCTGAAGTACGAAACGGCTTCGCCGATCCAAGCTCAAGCGATTCCGGCCGTGCTGGCAGGAAACGACCTGATCGGCTGTGCGCAAACGGGTACCGGCAAGACCGCCGCGTTCGCGCTTCCCATGCTGCATCGCATGCTGGAAACGCTTCCTCCCAAACCACCGACGCCGCGTGTCAAAGGCAAACGTGCCCCAGGCTCGCCCCGTCCAGCCCCACGCCCCTTGCGTGCGCTGGTCTTGGCACCGACCCGCGAGTTGGCCGCCCAGATTGGTGAAAGCCTCAAGAAGTACGGTCAGGCCACGCCGCTGAAGCACACCGTGATCTTCGGTGGTGTTTCGCAAAATCCTCAAGTCCGCGATCTGCGTTACGGGGTCGATACCCTGGTCGCCACGCCCGGCCGTTTGCTCGACTTGATGGAGCAAGGTCACATCGATCTTTCGCAGATCGAAATGCTGATCTTCGACGAAGCGGATCAAATGCTCGACATGGGCTTTCTGCCAGCACTCAAGCGAATTGTCGCCGCCGTGCCCGAGCAACGTCAGACGCTGATGTTCTCCGCTACGATGCCTCCTGAGATCCGCGAACTGGCCCAGAAGTGGCTGACCGATCCAGTCGCGATTCAAGTCGCTCAGGTCTCGGCTCCTGCCGAACGAATCAGCCAGTCGGTTCACTTCGTCGACAAGAAACGTAAGGCGGAACTCCTCTCGCGTTATCTGCAAGATACACCACGCAGCCGGACGCTCGTGTTCGTGCGAACGAAGTACGATTGCGACAAGATCGTTAAGTTGCTGGAAAGAGATGGGCTGCGAGCCGCTGCGATTCATAGCAACAAAAGCCAGAACGTTCGTAGTCGCACGTTGGCTCAGTTCAAGAGCAAGCGTCCGCCGGTCCTGGTCGCAACCGACATCGCCGCGCGTGGTCTCGATGTAAACGACGTTTCGCACGTCGTGAACTTCGACCTGCCAGAGACGCCGGAAACCTACGTCCACCGCATCGGTCGTACGGCACGTGCTGGTGCCGAAGGTGTGGCCGTTTCGTTCTGTGCTGGTGGTGAACGCCGACTTCTAAAGCAGATCGAACGCTTGACCCGCGTGAACATCCCGGTCGAGCCAACCATCGAAGGCTTCGAAACCACCGAACCAATCGTTCACGATAGCCCTCGCCGAGGCGGCTCGCGTGGTGGTTCCCGCAATGGCGGTGGCGGCCGCGGTAACTTCAGCAAGTCGGGCAAGAAGCCACGTCGTTTCGGTTCTAAGCCGAACGCTTCTGGTGGCGGCGAAGGAGAAGGCTCGGGCGGAGGCTCCAGCTCAGGCTTCAAGAAAAAGTCAGGCGGCAAGTTCTTCGGTAAGAAGAAAGCCAGCGGCAGCACTGGCGGCTACAAGCCTGCCGGCGGCTCATCCCGCAAACGTCGCCGTCCGACCAGCGCATAA